A section of the Neisseria dumasiana genome encodes:
- a CDS encoding methylated-DNA--[protein]-cysteine S-methyltransferase, translated as MNYPCLYSAPFGDITLIFDAEENLVELNLYGRPEYAPYPLPEAWKKKLDDYFSGRLKNFHHPISTQGTAFQQKVWQAIAEIPAGEVLTYQDIARKIGSHPRTVGGACGKNPLALVVPCHRVVAKQGLGGFSSGEGDALAIKRWLLQHEGIEINSK; from the coding sequence ATGAACTATCCTTGTCTTTATTCCGCCCCGTTCGGCGACATCACCTTAATCTTCGATGCAGAAGAAAACCTCGTCGAACTGAATCTGTACGGCCGCCCCGAATATGCGCCTTACCCCTTGCCCGAAGCATGGAAAAAGAAACTGGACGACTACTTCTCAGGCCGTCTGAAAAACTTTCATCACCCGATTTCCACGCAAGGCACGGCGTTCCAGCAGAAGGTTTGGCAGGCGATTGCCGAAATCCCCGCCGGAGAAGTGCTCACGTACCAAGACATCGCCCGCAAAATCGGCAGCCATCCCCGCACAGTCGGCGGCGCATGCGGCAAAAACCCGTTGGCCTTAGTGGTACCGTGCCACCGCGTCGTCGCCAAACAAGGCTTGGGCGGATTTTCCAGCGGAGAAGGCGACGCGCTGGCGATTAAGCGTTGGCTGCTGCAACATGAAGGCATTGAAATAAACAGCAAATAA
- a CDS encoding peroxiredoxin, whose protein sequence is MPQYSFTLPSSAERDFVSDEHLPLVVYFYPKDSTPGCTTEGLDFNARLGQFKALGYTVVGISRDGVKSHQNFCAKQGFQFELLSDKDETVCKLFDVIKLKKLYGKESLGIERSTFVLNKQGGIEHEWRKVKVAGHAQEVLETVSKAV, encoded by the coding sequence ATGCCGCAATACAGCTTTACCCTGCCATCTTCCGCCGAGCGCGATTTCGTATCCGACGAACACCTGCCGCTGGTGGTTTATTTCTACCCCAAAGACAGCACGCCCGGCTGCACCACCGAAGGCTTGGATTTCAACGCCCGCTTAGGCCAATTCAAAGCCCTCGGCTACACCGTGGTCGGCATCTCGCGCGACGGCGTGAAATCGCATCAGAACTTTTGCGCCAAACAAGGCTTCCAATTCGAACTGCTCAGCGACAAAGACGAAACCGTGTGCAAGCTGTTTGACGTAATCAAGCTGAAAAAACTCTACGGCAAAGAATCGCTCGGTATCGAACGCAGCACCTTCGTGCTCAACAAACAAGGCGGAATCGAGCACGAATGGCGCAAAGTCAAAGTAGCGGGGCACGCGCAGGAAGTGTTGGAAACCGTCAGTAAGGCCGTCTGA
- a CDS encoding MFS transporter: protein MSLKDNLNFSTGRRFAPLFGTQFLGAFNDNLFKTALFVMISFYGLGQNTVLPASQMLNLGALLFILPYFLFSAVSGQLSTKFDKAKLARVIKLLEILVMTAAAYGFYIQSAPLLLFCLFCMGTQSTLFGPLKYAILPDYLNNKELIMGNSLIESGTFIAILFGQILGTAVAGIPPHFVGMMVMAVAIAGTAASLFMPSVAAKDPTTRIEPNIAKGTWVLLKETFAQRELYTAIIGISWFWFVGAVYTTQLPTFTQIHLGGNDNVFNLMLALFSIGIAAGSIMCAKVSHQRLHLGLVAIGGAGLTVSGLLLVWLTYGQRFEQLQGIGWFLSQANAYPVILTMIAIGFFGGFFSVPLYTWLQTASSETFRAHAIAANNIVNGMFMVTAALLSALLLFAFDSITLLYLVVALGNIPLVAYLLKLEPRFWQDLKHYFRIN, encoded by the coding sequence ATGAGCCTGAAAGATAACCTGAATTTTTCAACCGGCCGCCGTTTCGCGCCACTTTTCGGCACACAGTTTTTAGGCGCGTTTAACGACAACTTGTTTAAAACCGCATTGTTTGTGATGATCAGCTTCTACGGTCTGGGCCAAAACACCGTGCTGCCGGCCAGCCAAATGCTCAATCTCGGCGCGCTGCTGTTCATTCTGCCTTACTTTCTGTTTTCGGCCGTATCCGGACAACTGAGCACCAAATTCGATAAAGCCAAACTGGCACGGGTAATCAAATTACTCGAAATTCTGGTGATGACGGCGGCAGCCTACGGTTTTTATATCCAATCGGCTCCGTTGCTGCTGTTCTGCCTGTTTTGCATGGGCACCCAATCCACCTTGTTCGGCCCCCTGAAATACGCCATCCTGCCCGACTATCTCAACAACAAAGAACTGATTATGGGCAACAGCCTGATCGAATCGGGCACGTTTATCGCCATTTTGTTCGGCCAGATTCTCGGCACCGCCGTGGCGGGCATTCCGCCCCATTTCGTCGGCATGATGGTGATGGCCGTTGCCATAGCAGGCACTGCCGCCAGCCTGTTTATGCCGTCTGTCGCTGCCAAAGACCCAACCACACGCATCGAACCCAATATCGCCAAAGGCACTTGGGTGCTGTTGAAAGAAACATTCGCACAGCGCGAACTTTACACAGCCATTATCGGCATTTCATGGTTTTGGTTTGTCGGCGCGGTTTATACCACCCAGCTGCCTACCTTCACGCAAATCCATCTCGGCGGCAACGACAACGTATTCAACCTGATGCTGGCCCTGTTTTCGATAGGCATCGCCGCCGGTTCGATCATGTGCGCCAAAGTCAGCCACCAACGCCTGCATCTGGGGCTGGTCGCCATAGGCGGCGCGGGCTTAACCGTTAGCGGGCTGCTGTTGGTATGGCTGACTTACGGCCAACGTTTTGAACAGCTTCAAGGCATCGGCTGGTTTTTGTCTCAAGCCAACGCCTATCCGGTTATCCTTACCATGATCGCCATCGGTTTCTTCGGCGGCTTTTTCTCCGTGCCGCTCTACACTTGGCTGCAAACCGCCAGCAGCGAAACCTTCCGCGCCCATGCCATTGCCGCCAACAATATCGTTAACGGTATGTTTATGGTAACGGCAGCACTGTTGAGCGCATTACTGCTGTTTGCCTTCGACAGCATTACCCTGCTTTATCTCGTGGTAGCACTGGGCAACATACCGCTGGTTGCCTACCTGCTCAAACTCGAACCGCGTTTTTGGCAGGATTTGAAACACTATTTCCGTATCAACTGA
- a CDS encoding aminodeoxychorismate/anthranilate synthase component II — protein sequence MLLMIDNYDSFTYNIVQYFAELGQEVVVRRNDDITLEEIAALKPQYLVIGPGPCSPKEAGISVAAMQHFAGKLPIMGICLGHQTMGEAFGGNVVRAKTLMHGKVSPVHHHSRGMFKELPNPVTCTRYHSLVIDRDTLPDCLEVTSWTEDGEIMGVRHKHFPIEGVQFHPEALLTEHGHEMLDNFLKEFADFQTA from the coding sequence ATGCTTTTAATGATCGACAACTACGACAGCTTTACCTACAACATCGTCCAATACTTCGCCGAACTCGGCCAAGAAGTGGTGGTGCGCCGCAACGACGACATCACATTAGAAGAAATCGCCGCCCTCAAACCGCAATACCTTGTTATCGGCCCCGGCCCCTGTTCGCCCAAAGAAGCAGGCATTTCGGTAGCCGCCATGCAGCATTTTGCCGGCAAACTGCCGATTATGGGCATCTGCCTCGGCCATCAAACCATGGGCGAAGCGTTCGGCGGCAACGTGGTGCGTGCCAAAACGCTGATGCACGGCAAAGTATCGCCCGTGCACCACCACAGCCGCGGCATGTTCAAAGAGCTGCCCAATCCCGTAACCTGCACCCGCTACCACAGCTTGGTTATCGACCGCGATACGTTGCCCGACTGCTTGGAAGTGACATCGTGGACGGAAGACGGCGAAATCATGGGCGTGCGCCACAAGCATTTTCCCATCGAAGGCGTGCAGTTTCATCCCGAAGCCCTGCTCACCGAACACGGGCACGAAATGCTCGATAATTTCTTAAAAGAATTTGCCGACTTTCAGACGGCCTGA
- the ccoS gene encoding cbb3-type cytochrome oxidase assembly protein CcoS, whose protein sequence is MESIFILIPISIILAFLIAYFFWWSGKNGQFDDLEGPAHRIIMDDDDTAAQNETGNSENREKPENEPER, encoded by the coding sequence ATGGAAAGCATCTTTATCCTGATACCCATCAGCATTATTTTGGCTTTTCTGATTGCTTATTTTTTCTGGTGGTCCGGCAAAAACGGGCAGTTTGATGACTTGGAAGGCCCTGCCCACCGCATCATCATGGATGACGACGACACCGCCGCACAAAACGAAACCGGCAATAGCGAAAACCGAGAAAAGCCCGAAAATGAGCCTGAAAGATAA
- the lgt gene encoding prolipoprotein diacylglyceryl transferase, whose protein sequence is MMVHPQFSPELISFGPLAIRWYALSYILAFVLFIWLGRRRISQGNTVFTKEMLDDLLTYGVLGVILGGRLGYVLFYKFSHYMQNPGDILKVWEGGMSFHGGFLGVLVAMWLFGRKRNIGFWRVADFVAPLVPLGLASGRIGNFINGELWGRVTDINAFWAMGFPQARHEDASAAAHNPQWAEWLAQYGMLPRHPSQLYQFALEGISLFVIVWLFSKKPRPVGQTSMVFLAGYGIFRFIAEYARQPDDYLGLLSLGLSMGQWLSVPMIVLGIIGFICFGKRNEPLK, encoded by the coding sequence ATGATGGTACATCCGCAGTTCAGCCCCGAACTGATCAGCTTCGGCCCGCTGGCAATCCGCTGGTATGCGCTCAGCTATATTCTCGCATTCGTTCTGTTTATCTGGCTCGGCAGACGGCGCATCAGCCAAGGCAACACCGTTTTTACCAAAGAAATGCTCGACGATTTGCTGACTTACGGCGTATTGGGCGTGATTCTCGGCGGGCGGTTGGGCTATGTGCTGTTCTACAAGTTTTCACACTACATGCAAAACCCCGGCGATATTTTGAAAGTGTGGGAAGGCGGTATGTCGTTCCACGGCGGTTTTTTGGGCGTGTTGGTTGCCATGTGGCTGTTCGGGCGCAAACGCAACATCGGTTTTTGGCGCGTGGCTGATTTCGTTGCCCCGCTGGTGCCGCTGGGCTTGGCATCCGGCCGTATCGGCAACTTTATCAACGGCGAACTGTGGGGTCGCGTTACCGACATCAACGCTTTCTGGGCCATGGGTTTTCCGCAGGCCCGCCACGAAGATGCCTCCGCTGCCGCACACAACCCGCAATGGGCAGAATGGTTGGCGCAATACGGTATGCTGCCGCGGCATCCTTCTCAGCTTTACCAATTCGCGCTCGAAGGCATCAGCCTGTTTGTGATTGTGTGGCTGTTTTCTAAAAAGCCGCGCCCGGTCGGTCAAACATCTATGGTGTTTCTCGCAGGCTACGGCATCTTCCGCTTTATCGCCGAATATGCCCGCCAACCCGACGACTATCTCGGCCTGCTGAGTTTGGGTTTGTCTATGGGGCAATGGTTGAGCGTACCGATGATTGTGCTCGGCATTATCGGCTTTATCTGTTTCGGCAAGCGCAACGAACCTTTAAAATAA
- a CDS encoding HLGFF motif protein produces MHYFSIHTQQGEHLGFFIMLPDDESGQPPSSGRFAVKAQSETAPQDAAAARAIAFYEECGKPLYWKTEKDHVVLFDDESLIGRLRNEYLSIGGQTLVLNDLTGTI; encoded by the coding sequence ATGCACTACTTCAGCATCCACACGCAACAAGGCGAACATCTGGGCTTTTTCATTATGCTGCCCGACGATGAATCCGGGCAGCCGCCTTCAAGCGGCCGCTTTGCCGTGAAGGCACAAAGCGAAACCGCACCGCAAGACGCCGCCGCCGCACGCGCCATTGCCTTTTACGAAGAATGCGGAAAGCCGCTCTACTGGAAAACAGAAAAAGACCATGTGGTTTTATTCGACGACGAATCCCTTATCGGCCGCCTCCGCAACGAATATCTCAGCATCGGCGGGCAAACGCTGGTGCTCAACGATCTGACAGGAACGATCTAA
- a CDS encoding (2Fe-2S)-binding protein, translating to MFVCICNAITDRQIQETVAAGASSLSDLQAQLGVATCCGCCSELASSFLTGSNTSSTSTMTAGINVQS from the coding sequence ATGTTTGTATGTATCTGCAATGCCATTACAGACCGCCAAATTCAAGAAACCGTTGCCGCCGGTGCTTCCAGCTTGAGCGACCTGCAAGCCCAACTGGGTGTCGCAACCTGCTGCGGCTGTTGCAGCGAATTGGCTTCTTCCTTCCTCACCGGCAGCAACACTTCCAGCACCAGCACCATGACCGCCGGTATCAACGTACAAAGCTAA
- a CDS encoding GNAT family N-acetyltransferase, which produces MNTPQPITLSLNGIRLEPLGMQHEEGLREAAADGELWQLVFASVPEPHNTAAYIQTALNMPNRLAFAVIDERSGKVIGSTSYHDIVPAAARLEIGYTWYARSYWRSHVNTTCKYLLLRHAFETLAVQTVGWRTDILNTRSQQAIERLGAKKDGVLRGHQARRDGSVRDTVMYSMIRAEWPQAEAKLAACVHVQP; this is translated from the coding sequence ATGAACACGCCGCAACCGATTACCCTCAGCTTAAACGGCATCCGCTTGGAGCCGTTGGGTATGCAGCACGAAGAAGGTTTGCGCGAAGCCGCGGCCGACGGCGAACTGTGGCAGCTGGTGTTTGCCTCCGTGCCCGAGCCGCACAATACCGCCGCCTATATTCAGACGGCCTTAAACATGCCCAACCGCTTGGCCTTCGCCGTGATTGACGAGCGCAGCGGCAAAGTGATCGGCAGCACCAGCTATCACGATATCGTCCCCGCCGCCGCGCGTTTGGAAATCGGCTATACCTGGTATGCCCGCAGCTACTGGCGCAGCCATGTGAACACCACCTGCAAATACCTGCTGTTGCGCCATGCCTTTGAAACGCTGGCCGTACAAACCGTGGGTTGGCGCACCGATATTCTGAACACCCGTTCGCAGCAAGCCATCGAACGCTTGGGCGCGAAAAAAGACGGCGTTTTGCGCGGCCACCAAGCCCGGCGCGACGGCAGCGTGCGCGATACCGTGATGTACAGCATGATCCGTGCAGAATGGCCGCAAGCCGAAGCCAAGCTGGCGGCATGTGTGCATGTGCAGCCATAA
- the prfH gene encoding peptide chain release factor H: MNTVLLHISTAQGPAECQIFARFVVRHLIREAKSQGIAAAVQTASESKYGMISATVKLNGAAAETWSQRWLGTLQWICSSPVRKQHLRKNWYIGIFRLPDEDLPEYGDGEIVFQTCRAGGKGGQHVNKTESAVRATHTPSGISVRVESERSQHANKKRALALLSEKLAEAHSTRAEAYARQKHVQLYQVERGNPVKVFEGLSFRERKMP, from the coding sequence ATGAACACAGTTTTATTACACATCTCCACCGCACAAGGCCCGGCGGAATGCCAGATATTCGCCCGTTTTGTTGTGCGGCATTTGATACGGGAAGCCAAGTCGCAAGGCATTGCCGCCGCTGTTCAGACGGCCTCCGAAAGCAAATACGGCATGATTTCGGCCACGGTCAAACTCAACGGCGCGGCGGCAGAAACGTGGTCGCAGCGCTGGCTGGGAACGCTGCAATGGATATGCAGCAGCCCCGTCCGCAAACAGCATTTGCGTAAAAACTGGTACATCGGCATCTTCCGCCTGCCCGACGAGGATTTACCCGAGTACGGCGACGGCGAAATCGTTTTTCAAACCTGCCGCGCGGGCGGCAAAGGCGGCCAGCACGTCAACAAAACCGAAAGTGCGGTGCGTGCAACTCACACGCCAAGCGGCATTTCCGTGCGGGTGGAAAGCGAGCGCAGCCAGCACGCCAATAAAAAACGGGCGTTGGCATTGCTGTCGGAAAAACTGGCCGAAGCGCACAGCACCCGGGCAGAAGCCTATGCGCGTCAAAAACATGTACAGCTTTATCAGGTGGAGCGCGGCAATCCGGTGAAGGTGTTTGAAGGTTTGTCATTTCGGGAACGGAAAATGCCGTAA
- the ypfJ gene encoding KPN_02809 family neutral zinc metallopeptidase translates to MRWQGRKQSSNVEDRRGRSGRIGGKGTGIIGIIILLVGAYYGVDLSGLVGTPSPTQITQPQTKLDSKLEAQLNELSRVVLADTETVWSNYFAKNGSRYTPTTLVLYTAGTQTACGTGQAAMGPFYCPADRKVYIDLSFYEDMRKKLGASGDAAFSYVIAHEVGHHVQNLLGILPQVNQMQQAANSKAQANALSVKLELQADCFAGIWAHYAVNQNLFEEGDIEEAVNAAEAVGDDRLQKRSQGYVVHDSFTHGSSAERMAWFKRGLNSGDVNQCNTFAAR, encoded by the coding sequence ATGCGCTGGCAAGGCAGAAAGCAAAGCTCAAACGTAGAAGACCGCCGCGGGCGTTCCGGCCGTATCGGCGGCAAAGGCACGGGTATCATCGGCATCATCATCTTATTGGTAGGCGCTTACTACGGCGTGGATTTATCCGGCTTGGTCGGCACACCCTCGCCTACGCAAATCACTCAGCCGCAAACCAAATTAGACAGCAAACTCGAAGCCCAACTCAACGAACTTTCGCGCGTGGTACTGGCCGACACCGAAACCGTATGGAGCAACTATTTCGCCAAAAACGGCAGCCGCTACACACCGACCACACTGGTGCTCTACACCGCCGGCACGCAAACCGCCTGCGGCACCGGCCAAGCAGCGATGGGGCCGTTTTACTGTCCTGCCGACCGTAAAGTCTATATCGACTTATCGTTTTATGAAGACATGCGTAAAAAACTCGGTGCATCCGGCGATGCTGCCTTCTCTTATGTAATCGCCCACGAAGTCGGCCACCATGTACAAAACCTGCTCGGCATCTTGCCCCAAGTCAACCAAATGCAGCAGGCGGCAAACTCCAAAGCACAAGCCAATGCACTTTCCGTCAAGCTGGAATTGCAGGCCGACTGCTTTGCCGGCATTTGGGCGCATTACGCCGTCAACCAAAACCTGTTTGAAGAAGGCGACATCGAAGAAGCCGTCAACGCCGCCGAAGCCGTGGGCGACGACCGCCTGCAAAAACGTTCACAAGGTTATGTGGTGCACGACAGCTTTACCCACGGCTCGTCGGCCGAACGCATGGCTTGGTTCAAACGCGGCCTAAACAGCGGCGACGTGAACCAATGCAATACCTTTGCCGCAAGATAA
- the xerD gene encoding site-specific tyrosine recombinase XerD: MPSEHHPDTYIDRLLEHLWLNDRLSQNTLDGYRRDLQKVAARLAEHGLNWQNAQSSDLSAAIYHPDEKTRSQARALSACKRLYAWLLETERRSDNPTRHLTTPKQPKTLPKLITETQIDALLNAPDTESAHGLRDKALLELIYATGLRVSEAVKLKIGEANLHKGIINTIGKGNKQRIVPLGEEAAYWIKRYLAEARPLLLKNKACDELFVSQKRTGISRQLAWMIVEKYAQEAGIEHLSPHGLRHAFATHLVNHGADLRVVQLLLGHADISTTQIYTHVANERLKSIVQEHHPRG; the protein is encoded by the coding sequence ATGCCGTCTGAACACCATCCCGATACCTATATCGACCGCCTGCTCGAACACCTTTGGCTGAACGACCGTCTCAGCCAAAACACGCTCGACGGCTACCGGCGCGACCTGCAAAAAGTCGCCGCGCGCTTGGCCGAACACGGTCTTAACTGGCAAAACGCACAAAGCAGCGATTTATCCGCTGCCATTTACCATCCCGACGAGAAAACCCGTTCGCAAGCCCGCGCTCTTTCCGCCTGCAAACGCCTTTACGCTTGGCTGCTCGAAACCGAACGGCGCAGCGATAATCCCACCCGCCACCTCACCACGCCCAAACAGCCCAAAACCCTGCCCAAGCTGATTACCGAAACACAAATCGACGCGCTGCTGAATGCGCCCGACACCGAAAGCGCACACGGCCTGCGCGATAAAGCCCTGTTGGAACTCATCTACGCCACCGGCCTGCGCGTCAGCGAAGCGGTAAAACTCAAAATCGGCGAAGCCAATCTGCACAAAGGCATCATCAACACCATCGGCAAAGGCAACAAACAGCGCATCGTGCCGCTCGGCGAAGAAGCCGCTTACTGGATAAAACGCTACCTCGCCGAAGCCCGCCCGCTGCTGCTGAAAAACAAAGCCTGCGACGAATTGTTCGTCAGCCAGAAACGCACCGGCATCAGCCGCCAGCTCGCTTGGATGATTGTTGAAAAATACGCCCAAGAAGCCGGTATCGAACACCTTAGCCCGCACGGACTGCGCCACGCCTTCGCCACCCATCTCGTCAATCACGGCGCCGACCTGCGCGTGGTACAACTTCTGCTCGGCCACGCCGACATCAGCACTACCCAAATTTACACCCATGTTGCCAACGAACGGTTGAAAAGTATTGTGCAGGAACACCATCCGCGCGGTTAA
- the trpD gene encoding anthranilate phosphoribosyltransferase, which produces MITPQQAIARLIDNNELFYDEMTDLMRQIMSGQVPSEQIAAILTGLRIKVETVSEISAAAAVMREFATPVPVQDNTHLVDIVGTGGDGAQTFNISSTAMFVAAAAGAKLAKHGGRSVSSSSGAADVMEQMGASLNLSPEQVGGSIDNIGIGFMFAPNHHSAMRYVAPVRRSLGFRSIFNILGPLTNPAGAPNQLLGVFHIDLCGILSRVLQQLGSRHVLVVNGSDGLDEITITGATRVAELHNGRISEYDITPDQFGLPVYANLDDIRVADSTESLAMMNRVLAGETGAARDIVLLNAAACLYAGDIVPSLQEGVAAAAQAIDSGKAKAKQQAFIDYTRQAAAEQNA; this is translated from the coding sequence ATGATTACCCCGCAGCAAGCCATTGCCCGCCTTATCGACAATAACGAACTCTTTTACGACGAAATGACCGACCTGATGCGCCAGATTATGAGCGGTCAGGTTCCGTCCGAACAGATTGCCGCCATTCTTACCGGCCTGCGCATCAAAGTGGAAACCGTGTCCGAAATCAGCGCCGCCGCCGCCGTCATGCGCGAATTTGCCACCCCCGTGCCCGTGCAGGACAACACCCATCTGGTCGATATCGTCGGTACCGGCGGCGACGGCGCGCAAACATTCAATATATCCAGCACCGCCATGTTTGTGGCCGCAGCCGCCGGAGCCAAATTAGCCAAACACGGCGGCCGTTCGGTGTCGTCTTCCAGCGGCGCGGCAGACGTTATGGAACAAATGGGCGCAAGCCTTAACCTTTCTCCCGAACAAGTCGGCGGCAGCATCGACAATATCGGCATCGGCTTTATGTTCGCCCCCAACCACCACAGTGCCATGCGCTACGTTGCCCCTGTGCGCCGTTCATTGGGCTTCCGCAGCATCTTCAACATTTTAGGCCCGCTTACCAACCCCGCAGGCGCACCCAACCAGCTTTTGGGCGTGTTTCATATCGACTTGTGCGGCATTCTCTCGCGCGTGCTGCAACAACTCGGCTCGCGCCACGTTTTAGTGGTCAACGGCAGCGACGGCCTCGATGAAATCACCATTACCGGCGCCACCCGCGTGGCCGAGCTGCATAACGGCCGCATCAGCGAATACGACATCACGCCCGACCAATTCGGCCTGCCCGTTTACGCCAACCTCGACGACATCCGCGTAGCCGACAGCACCGAATCGCTCGCCATGATGAACCGCGTGTTGGCAGGCGAAACCGGAGCCGCGCGCGACATCGTATTGCTCAATGCCGCCGCCTGCCTGTATGCGGGCGATATCGTACCTTCGCTGCAAGAAGGCGTGGCCGCCGCCGCCCAAGCCATCGATTCGGGCAAAGCCAAAGCCAAACAGCAGGCATTTATCGACTATACCCGGCAGGCAGCGGCGGAGCAGAACGCATAA
- a CDS encoding RNA ligase RtcB family protein, with protein sequence MGTLISHPDSIVIADSDTWIEGNAVQQLHTTATLPHMLRVASMPDLHAGRGYPVGAAFFSRNHFYPALIGNDIGCGMAFWQTDLTAHKAKPEKLAKQLGNIDMPLDENWHEHIRELLPAHPFQTALGTIGGGNHFAELQAVDDIYRADLLPAAFDKTKLQLLVHSGSRGLGQHILSRHVQQFGHQGLDAGSEAAADYLHAHQDALDFAHANRRLIAERMLHNWRSEGSCLLDVHHNFLEEADIGGVHGWLHRKGATPADRGLVVIPGSRGDFSYLVLPAEDCSLSLNSLAHGSGRKWLRTECRGRLSHKYSADSLRRTAFGSIVVCRDKTLIYEEAPQAYKNVDSVVNALLNAGLITIVARFKPVLTYKTSGACGA encoded by the coding sequence ATGGGCACACTTATTTCCCACCCTGATTCCATCGTGATTGCCGATTCCGACACTTGGATAGAAGGCAACGCGGTTCAACAACTCCACACCACCGCCACGTTGCCGCACATGCTCCGTGTAGCCAGCATGCCGGATTTACACGCCGGACGCGGTTATCCGGTAGGCGCGGCTTTTTTCAGCCGCAATCACTTTTACCCCGCCTTAATCGGCAACGACATCGGCTGCGGCATGGCTTTTTGGCAAACCGATCTGACCGCCCACAAAGCCAAACCCGAGAAACTCGCCAAACAGCTCGGCAATATCGACATGCCGCTCGATGAAAACTGGCACGAACACATCCGCGAATTGCTGCCCGCCCACCCGTTTCAGACGGCCTTAGGCACCATCGGCGGCGGCAACCATTTTGCCGAACTGCAAGCCGTTGACGACATTTACCGCGCCGACCTGCTGCCCGCTGCGTTTGACAAAACCAAACTACAACTCTTGGTACACAGCGGTTCCCGCGGCTTGGGTCAACACATTCTCAGCCGCCACGTTCAGCAATTCGGGCATCAAGGCTTAGATGCCGGCTCTGAAGCGGCGGCAGACTATTTACACGCACATCAAGATGCTTTGGATTTCGCCCACGCTAACCGACGCCTGATTGCAGAAAGAATGCTGCACAACTGGCGCAGCGAAGGCTCTTGCCTGCTGGATGTGCACCACAACTTTCTCGAAGAAGCCGACATCGGCGGCGTGCACGGCTGGCTGCACCGCAAAGGCGCGACACCGGCCGACCGCGGCTTGGTAGTCATTCCCGGTTCGCGCGGCGACTTCAGCTATCTGGTTTTACCCGCCGAAGATTGCAGCCTGTCGCTCAATTCGCTGGCACACGGATCCGGACGGAAATGGCTGCGTACGGAATGCCGCGGCCGTTTATCGCACAAATATTCCGCCGACTCATTGCGCCGCACCGCCTTCGGCAGCATCGTCGTATGCCGAGATAAAACGTTGATTTACGAAGAAGCACCGCAGGCATACAAAAACGTTGACAGCGTGGTCAATGCTTTGCTGAACGCGGGCTTGATCACCATCGTGGCGCGGTTTAAACCGGTGCTGACCTACAAAACATCAGGCGCTTGCGGCGCATAG